GACGGGGACAGGGAGAAGGAGATGAGGAGGATGGTGCTGGGTGAGCCTGAGTCCATTGGGCTCCACAGAGGGGCAGACACTGGCCCAGCTGCCCAGAGTCCACTTGGAAAGAAGGCAAGACCATCCCAACCTAGGGGTGACATAAACATGGGTGGGTCAGATGCCACTGCCTCCAGGAAGCTTCCCCTCCGTTCCAGCCACGAGGACCCTCCCTGCCCTGACTTCACAGACACCCCCTGCCGTGCCGGCACAGCATCCACAGTCCTGACCACATCCTCTCTTCCTCTGGCTGAGAGACACTCGGCAGCCTCAGTGCCTTACGGCTGGGTGCCGTGGCTCCCAACTCCAGCAGTGAGGTCCAGACAGTGCTGACTCCCACTACAGCAGGGGCGCAGCTATTCACAGCTATTCACAATGTTTAAAACCCACAACCTTCCTCTTCCAGACATTTTTTTTCACCAAACTGGTCCCCCTTCCCCTCCATGATCTCCATCCACCAGAGAGACCCCTCTGATCCAGGCAGGGCAACAGTCTTGTTAGTGGCCCAAGGGAGGGCCAAGCCTCAGGTCCACTTTGGGCCTGGGCACTGTCGGGAGCTGAGCACTGGGAGCAGGGAAGTGAGGCAGGATCGGCAGAGGCCACCCAGTGCCTATGGCCGGAGCTTGGGGAAGCCCTCGCAGCTCTGGGCCCTGGGGTGAGGCTGGCCACTGACCTTCCCTGCGGCCCTGCAGACCTGCCTGGCCCCTGGTCTGTGGGCGTCATTTCACAGCCCAGAGCTGTCTGGAGAAGGACAAAGAACCCATTCTCTGCAGCAGTGGGCGCCTCTGTGCTGCCCGCACAGCCAGAGCCCACGCTGCCCCTCAGCCTGGCCCTGCTAAATGGCTACAAATTGGAGGATAAAAGTGCAGGCTTTCAAGcaattttgccttcaatctctggCAACTGCCGCTCCCCAAGCTCCCTtgcaggggtggaggaggagagaagaaagacacAGAGTCTATTGGGTTGTGTCCTGCCACAAACAAACCCGCCAAGGGGGCCTTCCTCCTTGGATCCACTGCTGGGAGCAGAGACAAAGCCCAGAAGCAGGAGCTGCCACCCCCGTGGGCGCCACCCACATCAGCAGCtgctgtttactgagcacctactgtgtgctgggctctgAGCTGGCCATGGGCTGGTGGGAGGCAGGTAGACAAACAACTGGCCCATAAGCAGGGCCGTTCCCACGGGGGTGGAAGACAGGGTTGGGGGGACCAAGAGGAGGGGGCACCTGACTCATCAGCCATGTGGACAGGGAGCCTGTCTGCAGAGCTATTGTTTCATTCCTTCATTCCACAAACCTCCACTGACCCTAGTGGGGGTTTGAGCCCATGGGCTGAAAGAAGGGCATGTAAGTGAAAGGGACCCAGATGGACAGCAGTGATGCTCCGGGGCCTGGAGGCCGAGATGAGGAGGGTGGCCTTGCTTCTGAGGACAACGAGGCCACCAGAGAGTGAGCCTGAGGCCCTAGGATGGCGCGCAGTCGGGGTGGTCTGCCTGTGTCAGCCCAGCCCTAATAGTGGGTACCTGGGGGATTTGGGAGGACAAGTGCAGAGACTGGCAGAGGCACACAGCTGAAGAACTGGGCAAAGGCCTGAGGCAGGGTTCTGCCCTGGGCACTCATGGGTGACCTGGCTCCCCTCAGGGCCAGATGTTGGCCCTCGGGAAGCAGGGCTCAGGGCCAACAGGTCTCCAGGGTCCCCCCTCCTGGGGCTGGCACTGGCTCCATCTGTCTGGCCACCCCCCACCACTGCGGTACTGGCTCTGGGAGAACCCCCTAGGAACTGGCTCTGCGCAACTGCTGGGTGTGGGTCCTTCCCACCTTGGGGTGAAATTCCCAGGAGACTGGCAGGCAGCTCCCATCCTTCTACAAAAGGCTAAATTACTCAGCAGTCCTTTGGGGCATCAGGGTCATGATGGGGGAAGCCTGGGTTCAGCTGGCAGGGCTTCTGGAGGTCTGAGCCATGGGGAGACCCACCCTATCTAGCCCCTGCCTCCACCTCCCATCCTGACACTCGTGGCTGGGCTCAGGGGGTGCAGGAACCTTTCCACCAACAGTTATTGGAGCCTGTGTCCTCAGGGACTCCCCACAGAGAGGGGTGGGCTCAGCTCTACACTCAGCAGGCCCTGACAGTTGGGGGCCTGGAGGCTGGGAGCTCATATCCCACACTCAGCAGCCAGTAGGGGCCAGGACTCCATCTTCCCACCCCCTGGGTCCCTCGGGGCACCACGGGGGATGTGGGGTGTGAGCGGGTCCCCCACCCCACTGTGTCCTCCTGGGACTCACCTGCGTCCCTGGATGACGAGTACAGTGGGGAGACCTGCCTGGTGGTGCGTCTGGGAAGGGCTCCCATGAGCCTTGGGAATGAACTTGACTGTGCTGATCTTAACCCAAAGCACACAGTGGCGCCTGCTGTATGTTCTGTGTGTGGTGCACAGGAGCTGGAAGAAGTTGCCCTTTTGGAGCCaagaaagtgggagaaaaaagggagaggtAGGAAGGAGGGTGGAGGAACCTGGACCCAACCACCCAGGTCATGTGGAAAATGTGCTTCAGGGGAAACAGGCCAGGGCAGGGGGCTGCCCCTCCAGAAGGCTAAGGGGACACTCTGCCCTCTcccaccttctcttcctctcccgaGCCCTACTCTGGGCACCTGGAAACACACACGCTCCTGAGCAAGCCCAAGGCCTCTCACTGCCCAAGCCCAATACCTTCTTCTGGTGGCAGCAGCTCCTGCTTTTCCTTTGGGAACCATCCCCCTTTCACTCCAGTGGGTCCACGGGCTGACACCGTCCCTGGGCTCCAGGATGGCTGTGAGTCCCAGGTGTGGCTGGTAAGAACCACCAGGGGACAGTTGGGGCAGTGCAATCCCCAGTGTG
This genomic interval from Cervus canadensis isolate Bull #8, Minnesota chromosome 10, ASM1932006v1, whole genome shotgun sequence contains the following:
- the LOC122448874 gene encoding uncharacterized protein LOC122448874 isoform X1, giving the protein MKPKGASFRPGWIQALREQQVEAICQLSVWLSSALAAPGASSMESPLENSVGGHQASNPRCRGASASRGPPKSQDSCYLATLGIALPQLSPGGSYQPHLGLTAILEPRDGVSPWTHWSERGMVPKGKAGAAATRRRYWAWAVRGLGLAQERVCFQVPRVGLGRGREGGRGQSVPLAFWRGSPLPWPVSPEAHFPHDLGGWVQVPPPSFLPLPFFSHFLGSKRATSSSSCAPHTEHTAGATVCFGLRSAQSSSFPRLMGALPRRTTRQVSPLYSSSRDAGWDGLAFFPSGLWAAGPVSAPLWSPMDSGSPSTILLISFSLSPSITLGPASKSWPGSHATRDASPPWAIVLLSSAPAPTPLKAPHG
- the LOC122448874 gene encoding uncharacterized protein LOC122448874 isoform X2; this encodes MKPKGASFRPGWIQALREQQVEAICQLSVWLSSALAAPGASSMESPLENSVGGHQASNPRCRGASASRGPPKSQDSCYLATLGIALPQLSPGGSYQPHLGLTAILEPRDGVSPWTHWSERGMVPKGKAGAAATRRRATSSSSCAPHTEHTAGATVCFGLRSAQSSSFPRLMGALPRRTTRQVSPLYSSSRDAGWDGLAFFPSGLWAAGPVSAPLWSPMDSGSPSTILLISFSLSPSITLGPASKSWPGSHATRDASPPWAIVLLSSAPAPTPLKAPHG
- the LOC122448874 gene encoding uncharacterized protein LOC122448874 isoform X3, with translation MKPKGASFRPGWIQALREQQVEAICQLSVWLSSALAAPGASSMESPLENSVGGHQASNPRCRGASASRGPPKSQDSCYLATLGIALPQLSPGGSYQPHLGLTAILEPRDGVSPWTHWSERGMVPKGKAGAAATRRSSCAPHTEHTAGATVCFGLRSAQSSSFPRLMGALPRRTTRQVSPLYSSSRDAGWDGLAFFPSGLWAAGPVSAPLWSPMDSGSPSTILLISFSLSPSITLGPASKSWPGSHATRDASPPWAIVLLSSAPAPTPLKAPHG